A part of Micromonospora chersina genomic DNA contains:
- a CDS encoding DegV family protein: MPVAVVTDSTAYLPPDLVRAHRLTVVPLTVVLNGAEGLEGVETSPEDATRVLSGRRVTVSTSRPAPEQFAQVYRQLLADGADGVVSVHLSAELSGTVEAARLAAAEVGDDRVTVVDSRSTGMGLGFPVLAAAAAAARGADLTGVRQAALDAVDRTTIFFYVDTLEFLRRGGRINAAEALLGTALSVKPIMHMPDGVIVVRDKVRTASRGIARLVDLAVEAAGDADVDLAVHHLAAPQRADQLLAALTERLGGRLHDTYVTEAGAVIAAHAGPGLACVVLHRRP, from the coding sequence ATGCCCGTCGCGGTCGTCACCGACTCCACCGCCTACCTGCCGCCCGACCTGGTCCGTGCGCACCGGCTCACCGTCGTCCCGCTGACCGTCGTGCTCAACGGCGCCGAAGGGCTGGAAGGCGTCGAGACCTCCCCGGAGGACGCCACCCGCGTCCTGAGCGGCCGGCGGGTCACGGTGAGCACCTCCCGGCCGGCCCCCGAACAGTTCGCGCAGGTCTACCGGCAGCTGCTCGCCGACGGCGCCGACGGGGTCGTCTCCGTGCACCTCTCCGCCGAACTCTCCGGCACCGTGGAGGCCGCCCGGCTGGCCGCCGCCGAGGTCGGCGACGACCGGGTCACCGTTGTCGACAGCCGCTCCACCGGCATGGGCCTGGGCTTCCCGGTGCTCGCCGCCGCCGCGGCCGCCGCCCGGGGCGCGGACCTGACCGGGGTACGCCAGGCGGCGCTCGACGCCGTCGACCGCACCACCATCTTCTTCTACGTCGACACCCTGGAGTTCCTGCGCCGGGGCGGCCGCATCAACGCGGCCGAGGCACTGCTCGGCACCGCCCTCTCGGTCAAGCCGATCATGCACATGCCGGACGGCGTGATCGTGGTGCGGGACAAGGTCCGCACCGCCAGCCGGGGCATCGCGCGCCTCGTCGACCTGGCGGTCGAGGCGGCCGGCGACGCCGACGTCGACCTCGCCGTGCACCACCTCGCCGCGCCGCAGCGCGCCGACCAGTTGCTGGCCGCGCTGACCGAGCGGCTGGGCGGCCGGCTCCACGACACGTACGTCACCGAGGCGGGAGCGGTGATCGCCGCGCACGCCGGCCCGGGCCTGGCGTGCGTCGTCCTCCACCGGCGCCCGTGA
- the rsfS gene encoding ribosome silencing factor — MTVSERAHELAMAAAQAAADKKAQDIVIIDVGDQLAITDAFLLAAAPNERQVLAIVDAIEERLLELPEKAKPVRREGERGGRWVLLDYVDIVVHVQHTEEREFYALDRLWKDCPQIPFVDRDLADSAAGTASAE; from the coding sequence GTGACAGTTTCCGAACGCGCTCACGAGCTGGCGATGGCCGCCGCCCAGGCCGCGGCCGACAAGAAGGCGCAGGACATCGTCATCATCGACGTGGGCGACCAGCTCGCGATCACCGACGCGTTCCTGCTGGCCGCCGCGCCGAACGAGCGTCAGGTGCTCGCCATCGTCGACGCCATCGAGGAGCGCCTGCTGGAGCTGCCGGAGAAGGCAAAGCCGGTCCGCCGCGAGGGCGAGCGGGGCGGCCGCTGGGTGCTGCTCGACTACGTCGACATCGTGGTCCACGTGCAGCACACCGAGGAGCGCGAGTTCTACGCCCTCGACCGGCTCTGGAAGGACTGCCCGCAGATCCCGTTCGTGGACCGGGACCTCGCCGACTCGGCCGCCGGCACCGCCAGCGCGGAATGA
- the pepN gene encoding aminopeptidase N, whose protein sequence is MPSLSRVEATARGALITVESYQVDLDLTGDAERFRSTVTIRFRATPGAETFAEVKPHRLLGVRLNDRDVDPALLDDNRLPLTGLTATNTLTVSAEMAYSNTGEGVHRFVDPADGETYLYAMSFLDDVQRIFAAFDQPDLKAPVTLSVTAPPEWTVAANGRVADRPAPGRWEFAPTAPLATYFVTLIAGPWHVREDEHDGIPLAVYCRKSLAAHLDADAEEIFTVTKQCLDRFHQLIAERYPFGKYDQAFVPEFNAGAMENPGLVTLRDDYVFRSAVTDTQRELRATTIAHEMAHMWFGDLVTMRWWDDLWLNESFAEYLGTRVTAEATRFTQAWTTFAMRRKAWGYAADQRPSTHPVAPEEVTDAAQALLNFDGISYAKGASVLRQLVAWVGDESFLAGLNAHFAKHRFGNATLADLLESLSAASGRDLADWAERWLRRPQVNTLRMEAAVDADGRWAEAAVVQTAPEAYPVLRPHRIGVARHAADAPVHHFEVDLDPAADRGRTVLAELVGQPATGLLLPNAGDLTFAKIRLDPASADAVPMVLPGLADPLARALLWGEALDAATDGERPVTSLVSLIAAALPAETEVIIAEDVLSLSRNLVDRYLDPLAREAALLRVAGACATLLAGAPAGGSLQLAAARGLIEATTDTGLLAGWLAGDGVPEGLAVDADLRWALLHRLVVLGAAGEPEIAAEAAADRSATGAERAASCRAALPDAEAKQAAWEIVTSNTDLSNRLVEATAEGFWQPEQAELTAGYVERYFADMPAAARLRTPWTADRVATLAFPRYAVAQPTRDMAAALLARDDLTPGLRRRVVDLDDDLRRALVARTAVAAAGA, encoded by the coding sequence ATGCCGAGCCTGAGCCGTGTAGAGGCGACCGCGCGTGGCGCGCTGATCACCGTCGAGTCCTACCAGGTGGACCTCGACCTGACCGGCGACGCCGAGCGGTTCCGCTCCACCGTCACCATCCGGTTCCGGGCGACCCCCGGCGCCGAGACCTTCGCCGAGGTGAAGCCCCACCGACTCCTCGGGGTGCGCCTCAACGACCGGGACGTCGACCCGGCGCTGCTGGACGACAACCGCCTGCCGCTGACCGGGCTCACGGCGACGAACACGCTGACCGTCAGCGCCGAGATGGCCTACTCCAACACCGGCGAGGGGGTGCACCGCTTCGTCGACCCGGCCGACGGCGAGACCTACCTCTACGCCATGTCCTTCCTCGACGACGTGCAGCGCATCTTCGCCGCGTTCGACCAGCCCGACCTCAAGGCCCCGGTGACCCTCTCGGTCACCGCCCCGCCGGAGTGGACGGTCGCCGCCAACGGCCGGGTCGCCGACCGGCCGGCGCCGGGGCGGTGGGAGTTCGCGCCCACCGCGCCGCTGGCCACGTACTTCGTCACGCTGATCGCGGGCCCCTGGCACGTCCGGGAGGACGAGCACGACGGCATCCCGCTCGCCGTCTACTGCCGGAAGTCCCTCGCCGCGCACCTGGACGCCGACGCCGAGGAGATCTTCACGGTCACGAAGCAGTGCCTCGACCGGTTCCACCAACTCATCGCCGAGCGCTACCCGTTCGGCAAGTACGACCAGGCGTTCGTCCCCGAGTTCAACGCCGGCGCCATGGAGAACCCGGGCCTCGTGACCCTGCGCGACGACTACGTCTTCCGCTCCGCGGTCACCGACACCCAGCGCGAGCTGCGGGCGACCACCATCGCGCACGAGATGGCGCACATGTGGTTCGGCGACCTGGTCACCATGCGCTGGTGGGACGATCTGTGGCTGAACGAGTCCTTCGCGGAGTACCTGGGCACCCGGGTCACCGCCGAGGCCACCCGCTTCACCCAGGCGTGGACCACCTTCGCCATGCGCCGCAAGGCGTGGGGCTACGCGGCCGACCAGCGCCCCTCCACCCACCCGGTGGCCCCCGAGGAGGTCACCGACGCGGCCCAGGCGCTGCTCAACTTCGACGGCATCTCCTACGCCAAGGGCGCGAGCGTGCTGCGCCAGCTGGTCGCCTGGGTCGGCGACGAGTCCTTCCTGGCCGGCCTCAACGCGCACTTCGCCAAGCACCGGTTCGGCAACGCCACCCTCGCCGACCTGCTGGAGAGCCTGAGCGCCGCCAGCGGGCGGGACCTGGCCGACTGGGCCGAGCGCTGGCTGCGCCGCCCGCAGGTCAACACGCTGCGGATGGAGGCCGCAGTCGACGCCGACGGCCGGTGGGCGGAGGCGGCCGTGGTGCAGACCGCGCCGGAGGCGTACCCGGTGCTGCGCCCGCACCGCATCGGCGTGGCCCGCCACGCCGCCGACGCCCCGGTCCACCACTTCGAGGTCGACCTCGACCCGGCCGCCGACCGGGGCCGCACGGTGCTGGCCGAGCTGGTGGGGCAGCCGGCCACCGGCCTGCTGCTGCCCAACGCCGGTGACCTCACCTTCGCCAAGATCCGGCTCGACCCGGCCTCGGCGGACGCGGTGCCCATGGTGCTCCCGGGGCTGGCCGACCCGCTGGCCCGGGCGCTGCTCTGGGGCGAGGCCCTGGACGCGGCCACCGACGGCGAGCGGCCGGTGACCTCGCTGGTCTCCCTCATCGCGGCGGCGTTGCCGGCCGAGACCGAGGTGATCATCGCGGAGGACGTGCTCAGCCTCAGTCGCAACCTCGTCGACCGCTACCTGGACCCGCTCGCCCGGGAGGCGGCCCTGCTCCGCGTCGCCGGGGCGTGCGCCACCCTGCTGGCCGGCGCACCGGCCGGCGGCTCGCTGCAACTCGCCGCGGCCCGCGGGCTGATCGAGGCCACCACCGACACGGGGCTGCTCGCCGGCTGGCTGGCCGGCGACGGCGTGCCCGAGGGGCTGGCGGTCGACGCCGACCTGCGCTGGGCGCTGCTGCACCGGCTCGTGGTGCTGGGCGCGGCCGGCGAGCCGGAGATCGCCGCCGAGGCGGCAGCCGACCGCAGCGCCACCGGTGCGGAGCGGGCCGCGAGCTGCCGGGCCGCGCTGCCCGACGCCGAGGCCAAGCAGGCCGCCTGGGAGATCGTGACCAGCAACACCGACCTCTCCAACCGCCTGGTCGAGGCGACCGCGGAGGGCTTCTGGCAGCCCGAGCAGGCCGAGCTGACCGCCGGCTACGTCGAGCGGTACTTCGCCGACATGCCGGCGGCGGCGCGGCTGCGTACCCCCTGGACGGCGGACCGGGTCGCCACCCTGGCGTTCCCCCGCTACGCCGTGGCCCAGCCCACCCGCGACATGGCCGCGGCGCTGCTGGCCCGCGACGACCTCACGCCGGGGCTGCGCCGGCGGGTCGTCGACCTCGACGACGACCTGCGCCGCGCCCTCGTCGCCAGGACGGCGGTGGCCGCCGCGGGCGCCTGA
- a CDS encoding cytochrome P450 yields MSTIPSDRSPESTLAFLREGYRFVGARCDRLGSDIFQTRLLLEPTICLRGRPAAELFYDNERFVRRGAMPMRGQRTLVGVGGVQGLDGATHRDRKAMFMSIMTPAAVRHLGQLFDDEWRARIPAWAESGPVVLYDEVARMLTRAVWAWAGVPLADADVPRRTAEMHAMIEGPAAVGPRYWRGVLGRRRAERWAGDLIERVRSGALPAPEGSALRVIAGHRDERGILLPRRIAAVELLNILRPTVAVDRFVVFAALALHDHPHWRDRVRGDDAATESFVQEVRRYYPFFPVAAARVRRSFEWQGYAFPQGRRVLLDLYGTNHHPRLWPEPERFRPERFDGWRDDPYGMVPQGGGDHLTGHRCAGEWITIELLKRAVGNLTGSMSYRVPPQDLALDLGRMPTLPPSGLVVDGVRRTA; encoded by the coding sequence ATGAGCACCATCCCGAGCGACCGCAGCCCGGAGAGCACCCTGGCGTTCCTCCGCGAGGGCTACCGGTTCGTCGGCGCGCGGTGCGACCGCCTCGGCAGCGACATCTTCCAGACCCGGCTGCTGCTGGAGCCGACCATCTGCCTGCGCGGCCGCCCGGCCGCCGAGCTGTTCTACGACAACGAGCGTTTCGTGCGGCGCGGCGCCATGCCGATGCGCGGGCAGCGCACCCTGGTCGGCGTCGGCGGCGTCCAGGGCCTCGACGGCGCGACGCACCGGGACCGCAAGGCCATGTTCATGTCGATCATGACGCCGGCGGCGGTCCGCCACCTCGGGCAGCTCTTCGACGACGAGTGGCGGGCCCGGATCCCGGCCTGGGCCGAGTCCGGACCGGTGGTGCTCTACGACGAGGTGGCCCGGATGCTGACCCGGGCGGTCTGGGCCTGGGCGGGGGTGCCGCTGGCCGACGCCGACGTACCGCGCCGGACCGCCGAGATGCACGCGATGATCGAGGGGCCGGCCGCGGTGGGGCCCCGGTACTGGCGGGGCGTGCTCGGCCGTCGCCGCGCCGAACGGTGGGCCGGCGACCTGATCGAGCGGGTGCGCTCCGGTGCGCTGCCCGCGCCGGAGGGGAGCGCCCTGCGGGTGATCGCCGGGCACCGGGACGAGCGGGGCATCCTGCTGCCGCGCCGGATCGCCGCGGTGGAACTGCTGAACATCCTCCGCCCGACCGTCGCGGTGGACCGCTTCGTGGTCTTCGCCGCGCTGGCGCTGCACGACCACCCGCACTGGCGGGACCGGGTGCGCGGCGACGACGCGGCCACCGAGAGCTTCGTGCAGGAGGTCCGCCGCTACTACCCGTTCTTCCCGGTCGCCGCGGCCCGGGTCCGGCGGTCGTTCGAGTGGCAGGGGTACGCCTTCCCGCAGGGCCGGCGGGTGCTGCTCGACCTGTACGGCACCAACCACCACCCGCGGCTCTGGCCCGAGCCGGAGCGGTTCCGGCCGGAGCGGTTCGACGGCTGGCGGGACGACCCGTACGGGATGGTGCCGCAGGGCGGCGGCGACCACCTCACCGGCCACCGCTGCGCCGGCGAGTGGATCACCATCGAGCTGCTGAAACGGGCGGTCGGCAACCTGACCGGGTCGATGAGCTACCGGGTGCCGCCGCAGGACCTGGCGCTGGACCTGGGCCGGATGCCCACCCTGCCGCCGAGCGGCCTGGTCGTCGACGGGGTACGCCGGACCGCGTGA
- the nadD gene encoding nicotinate-nucleotide adenylyltransferase: protein MEEDIRRIGIMGGTFDPIHHGHLVAASEVADRFGLDEVVFVPTGQPWQKADEPVSSAEDRYLMTVIATASNPRFQVSRVDIDRGGPTYTVDTLRDLHAEYGPKVQLFFITGADALERILSWKDLDEVLELAHFIGVTRPGFELSDKHLPADSVSLVQVPAMAISSTDCRARVARGEPVWYLIPDGVVQYIAKRRLYQR from the coding sequence GTGGAGGAAGACATCCGGCGGATCGGGATCATGGGCGGCACCTTCGACCCGATCCACCACGGGCACCTGGTGGCGGCCAGCGAGGTGGCGGACCGGTTCGGCCTGGACGAGGTGGTCTTCGTGCCCACCGGGCAGCCGTGGCAGAAGGCGGACGAACCGGTCAGCTCGGCCGAGGACCGTTACCTCATGACGGTGATCGCCACCGCCTCCAACCCCCGCTTCCAGGTCAGCCGGGTCGACATCGACCGGGGCGGCCCCACCTACACCGTCGACACGCTGCGCGACCTGCACGCCGAGTACGGCCCGAAGGTGCAGCTCTTCTTCATCACCGGCGCGGACGCCCTGGAGCGCATCCTGTCGTGGAAGGACCTGGACGAGGTCCTCGAACTGGCCCACTTCATCGGGGTGACCCGTCCCGGCTTCGAGCTGTCCGACAAGCACCTGCCCGCCGACTCGGTCAGCCTCGTGCAGGTGCCCGCCATGGCCATCTCGTCGACCGACTGCCGTGCGCGGGTCGCCCGGGGCGAGCCGGTCTGGTACCTGATTCCCGACGGTGTGGTGCAGTACATCGCCAAACGGCGGCTCTACCAGCGGTGA
- a CDS encoding alpha/beta fold hydrolase: protein MDRPAIVLVHGTRFARGQWQPQLPALAADFPVTAVDLPGHGSRAAEPWNLDRAADIVAEAVRDLDAGPALVVGHSLGGYVSLHVARRHPDLLAGLVLMGASVATTGPLTVPYRLFASLVARLPAARLTRWNDRLLRRLYPPEVVDATIADGYAFHTLPVAWRDIMGRFDASSLAAVRAPVLILNGERDRLFRSGEREFARARPGTRIELVPGAGHLANFDNPAAVTDAVRRFARELSPAR from the coding sequence GTGGACCGTCCCGCGATCGTCCTGGTGCACGGCACCCGCTTCGCCCGCGGCCAGTGGCAGCCGCAACTGCCCGCCCTGGCCGCCGACTTTCCGGTCACGGCCGTCGATCTGCCCGGGCACGGCAGCCGCGCGGCCGAACCCTGGAACCTCGACCGGGCCGCCGACATCGTGGCCGAGGCGGTCCGCGACCTCGACGCCGGCCCTGCCCTGGTCGTGGGGCACTCACTCGGCGGGTACGTCTCGCTGCACGTCGCCCGCCGACATCCGGACCTGCTGGCCGGGCTGGTGCTGATGGGCGCGAGCGTGGCCACCACCGGGCCGCTGACCGTCCCGTACCGGCTGTTCGCGTCGCTTGTCGCCCGGCTGCCGGCCGCCCGGCTCACCCGCTGGAACGACCGCCTGCTGCGCCGCCTCTACCCGCCCGAGGTCGTCGACGCCACCATCGCCGACGGGTACGCCTTCCACACCCTCCCGGTCGCCTGGCGGGACATCATGGGCCGGTTCGACGCGTCGAGCCTGGCGGCGGTGCGCGCCCCGGTGCTCATCCTCAACGGGGAGCGGGACCGGCTGTTCCGCTCGGGGGAGCGGGAGTTCGCCCGGGCGCGCCCCGGCACCCGGATCGAGCTGGTCCCGGGCGCCGGCCACCTGGCCAACTTCGACAACCCGGCAGCGGTCACCGACGCCGTACGCCGCTTCGCCCGGGAGCTGTCCCCGGCCCGCTGA
- a CDS encoding DUF397 domain-containing protein: MGQHPKGDFDLSRAVWQRADGDTSDSAVEVAFVDDLIGMRNSAEPDGPVLVFTQDEWDAFVAGAQDGEFDLS, from the coding sequence ATGGGTCAGCACCCCAAGGGCGACTTCGACCTGTCCCGGGCGGTCTGGCAGCGGGCCGACGGCGACACGTCCGACAGCGCGGTCGAGGTGGCCTTCGTCGACGACCTGATCGGCATGCGCAACTCGGCCGAGCCGGACGGGCCCGTGCTGGTCTTCACCCAGGACGAGTGGGACGCCTTCGTGGCGGGCGCCCAGGACGGCGAGTTCGACCTGAGCTGA
- a CDS encoding SDR family NAD(P)-dependent oxidoreductase, with product MSAGSFVVTGGGRGVGRAIVERLAAGGGTVVVVERDESALDWLAGHPAADRLRAVAGDAADEDTTGRAADLAEAAAPLAGWINNAAVFRDAALHRAPAGEVFDLIAANLRPAVVGAGTAVRRFLAAGTGGAIVNVSSHQARRAVPGALPYATAKAAVEGLTRALAVDYGGRGIRTNAVALGSIHTERHAAFLAGLDPAEADRVEAELARLHPVGRIGRAGEVAEVVAFLLSPGAAFVNGVTLPVDGGRAALGPDPEARLAW from the coding sequence ATGAGCGCCGGGTCTTTCGTGGTGACCGGCGGGGGCCGGGGCGTCGGGCGGGCCATCGTCGAGCGGCTGGCCGCCGGCGGTGGCACCGTCGTCGTGGTCGAGCGGGACGAGTCCGCGCTGGACTGGCTGGCCGGGCACCCGGCCGCGGACCGGCTGCGCGCGGTGGCCGGCGACGCCGCCGACGAGGACACCACCGGGCGGGCCGCCGACCTGGCCGAGGCGGCCGCCCCGCTCGCCGGCTGGATCAACAACGCGGCCGTGTTCCGGGACGCCGCCCTGCACCGCGCGCCGGCGGGGGAGGTGTTCGACCTGATCGCCGCCAACCTGCGCCCCGCCGTGGTCGGCGCCGGCACCGCCGTACGCCGGTTCCTGGCCGCCGGCACCGGCGGCGCGATAGTCAACGTCTCCTCCCACCAGGCCCGCCGGGCGGTGCCGGGCGCCCTGCCGTACGCCACCGCCAAGGCCGCCGTCGAAGGGCTGACCCGGGCCCTCGCCGTGGACTACGGCGGCCGGGGGATCCGCACCAACGCGGTAGCGCTCGGCTCGATCCACACCGAGCGGCACGCCGCCTTCCTGGCCGGCCTGGATCCGGCCGAGGCGGACCGGGTCGAGGCGGAACTGGCCCGGCTGCACCCGGTGGGCCGGATCGGGCGTGCCGGGGAGGTCGCCGAGGTGGTGGCCTTCCTGCTGTCGCCGGGAGCGGCCTTCGTCAACGGGGTGACCCTGCCGGTCGACGGCGGCCGGGCGGCGCTCGGCCCGGACCCCGAGGCACGGTTGGCGTGGTGA
- a CDS encoding histidine phosphatase family protein has product MTRLIIWRHGNTDWNAAGRVQGQTDVPLNDLGREQARTAAPVLAALRPDAIVASDLRRAADTAAALAALTGLPVRSDPRLRERHFGQWQGLALTEVAERFPDEYARWRAGDPDPGAGIESLDDLGKRLGAAFQEAADLAAGGTVVVTTHGGGARQGVGHLLGWDHAVLRSVGSLANCHWTELRHDDVRGWHLRAHNVGLITQPALTDAV; this is encoded by the coding sequence ATGACCCGCCTGATCATCTGGCGGCACGGCAACACCGACTGGAACGCCGCCGGCCGGGTCCAGGGCCAGACCGACGTGCCGCTCAACGACCTCGGCCGCGAGCAGGCCCGGACCGCCGCGCCGGTGCTGGCCGCGCTGCGCCCGGACGCCATCGTCGCCAGCGACTTGCGCCGGGCCGCCGACACCGCCGCCGCGCTCGCCGCGCTGACCGGGCTGCCGGTCCGCTCCGACCCCCGGCTGCGCGAACGGCACTTCGGCCAGTGGCAGGGCCTCGCCCTCACCGAGGTCGCCGAGCGCTTCCCCGACGAGTACGCCCGCTGGCGGGCCGGCGACCCGGACCCCGGCGCGGGCATCGAGAGCCTCGACGACCTCGGCAAGCGGCTCGGCGCCGCCTTCCAGGAGGCGGCCGACCTGGCCGCCGGCGGCACCGTGGTCGTCACCACGCACGGCGGCGGCGCCCGGCAGGGCGTCGGCCACCTCCTCGGCTGGGACCACGCGGTGCTGCGCAGCGTGGGGTCGCTGGCCAACTGCCACTGGACCGAGCTGCGGCACGACGACGTCCGGGGCTGGCACCTGCGGGCACACAACGTCGGGCTGATCACCCAGCCCGCACTCACCGACGCGGTCTGA
- a CDS encoding molybdopterin oxidoreductase family protein → MVDRIADPWGPRTPYGPGERWPVRVDTFLADGHTEADVQRWVPSASILHSNGDAMDIAVLDDRIVGVRGRSGDRINHGRVDPKDLYGWQANHSPDRLRRPLVRDGDRLVETDWDTAMGRIVARSKELLDGPGGWGHFGFYTSGQLFLEEYYTLGVIGKAGLGTPHMDGNTRLCTATAAAALKASFGTDGQPGSYTDVDHCDAIALWGHNVAETQTVLWTRMLDRRRGPNPPAMLAVDPRSTPVAREADVHLALRNGTNQALLNGLLREVIHRGWYDEAYVQAHTLGFDELCQVVEDYPVAKVAEICDLKAADIERAAELLGRSERLLSTVLQGFYQSNQATAASCQVNNLHLIRGMLGRPGAGLYQMNGQPTAQNNRECGADGDLPGLRNWANEEHIAELARLWNVEVDRIPHWAPPTHAMQIFRYAEQGSIKLLWISATNPAVSLPDLARIRRILANPELFVVVQDLFLTETAELADVVLPAATWGEKTGTFTSVDRTVHISDKAVEPPGEARPDLDIFLDYARRMDFRDKDGNPLITWTGPEEVFEAWKECSRGRPCDYTAITYDKLRTGGVQWPCTDEHPDGTERLYTDGVFNTDPDYCESYGHDLATGAELLPGEYRAKQPGGRAFLHAAPYQPSPEVPSGDFPLLLTTGRTVYQFHTRTKTGRATQLVHAAPESWVELNPADAGPLGVGEGDLVRIESPRGTVRARARVCGVRPGVVFVPFHYGYWDAADGAAPGEGRHDRAANELTITAWDPVSKQPIFKVAAVRVVKEADSGGRPSPAPTVGGSAPPEGSGIPATVGGPAAEAPSRGE, encoded by the coding sequence ATGGTGGACCGGATCGCCGACCCCTGGGGGCCGCGCACGCCGTACGGTCCGGGTGAGCGCTGGCCGGTGCGGGTGGACACCTTCCTGGCCGACGGGCACACCGAGGCCGACGTGCAGCGCTGGGTGCCCAGCGCCTCGATCCTGCACTCCAACGGCGACGCCATGGACATCGCCGTCCTGGACGACCGGATCGTCGGTGTCCGGGGCCGCTCCGGCGACCGGATCAACCACGGCCGGGTCGACCCGAAGGACCTCTACGGCTGGCAGGCCAACCACAGCCCGGACCGGCTGCGCCGGCCGCTGGTCCGCGACGGGGACCGGCTGGTCGAGACCGACTGGGACACCGCCATGGGCCGGATCGTGGCCCGCTCGAAGGAGTTGCTGGACGGGCCGGGCGGCTGGGGCCACTTCGGCTTCTACACCAGCGGGCAGCTCTTCCTGGAGGAGTACTACACGCTCGGCGTGATCGGGAAGGCCGGGCTCGGCACCCCGCACATGGACGGCAACACCCGGCTCTGCACCGCGACCGCCGCGGCGGCGCTCAAGGCGTCCTTCGGCACCGACGGGCAGCCCGGGTCGTACACCGACGTGGACCACTGCGACGCGATCGCGCTGTGGGGGCACAACGTCGCCGAGACCCAGACGGTGCTCTGGACGCGGATGCTGGACCGGCGGCGCGGGCCCAACCCGCCGGCGATGCTCGCCGTCGACCCGCGCTCCACGCCGGTGGCGCGGGAGGCCGACGTGCACCTGGCGCTGCGCAACGGCACCAACCAGGCGCTGCTCAACGGCCTGCTCCGCGAGGTGATCCACCGCGGCTGGTACGACGAGGCGTACGTCCAGGCGCACACCCTCGGCTTCGACGAGCTGTGCCAGGTGGTGGAGGACTACCCGGTCGCGAAGGTGGCCGAGATCTGCGACCTCAAGGCCGCGGACATCGAACGCGCCGCCGAGCTGCTCGGGCGGTCGGAACGGCTGCTCTCCACCGTCCTCCAGGGCTTCTACCAGTCCAACCAGGCCACCGCGGCGTCCTGCCAGGTGAACAACCTGCACCTCATCCGCGGCATGCTCGGGCGGCCCGGCGCCGGGCTCTACCAGATGAACGGGCAGCCCACCGCCCAGAACAACCGCGAGTGCGGCGCCGACGGCGACCTGCCCGGCCTGCGCAACTGGGCCAACGAGGAGCACATCGCCGAGCTGGCCCGCCTGTGGAACGTCGAGGTCGACAGGATCCCCCACTGGGCGCCGCCGACGCACGCCATGCAGATCTTCCGGTACGCCGAGCAGGGCTCGATCAAGCTGCTCTGGATATCGGCCACCAACCCGGCGGTCTCCCTGCCCGACCTGGCGCGGATCCGCCGGATCCTGGCGAACCCGGAGCTGTTCGTGGTGGTGCAGGACCTCTTCCTGACCGAGACCGCCGAGCTGGCCGACGTGGTGCTGCCGGCGGCCACCTGGGGCGAGAAGACCGGCACCTTCACCAGCGTCGACCGCACCGTGCACATCTCCGACAAGGCGGTCGAGCCGCCCGGCGAGGCCCGGCCCGACCTGGACATCTTCCTCGACTACGCGCGCCGGATGGACTTCCGGGACAAGGACGGGAACCCGCTGATCACCTGGACCGGGCCGGAGGAGGTGTTCGAGGCGTGGAAGGAGTGCTCGCGCGGGCGGCCCTGCGACTACACCGCGATCACCTACGACAAGCTGCGCACCGGCGGCGTCCAGTGGCCGTGCACCGACGAGCACCCGGACGGCACCGAGCGGCTGTACACCGACGGGGTGTTCAACACCGACCCGGACTACTGCGAGTCGTACGGCCACGACCTGGCCACCGGGGCCGAGCTGCTGCCCGGGGAGTACCGGGCCAAGCAGCCCGGCGGGCGGGCGTTCCTGCACGCCGCGCCGTACCAGCCGTCCCCGGAGGTGCCGAGCGGGGACTTCCCGCTGCTGCTCACCACCGGGCGGACCGTCTACCAGTTCCACACCCGGACCAAGACCGGCCGGGCCACCCAGCTCGTGCACGCCGCCCCCGAGTCGTGGGTGGAACTCAACCCGGCCGACGCCGGACCGCTCGGCGTCGGCGAGGGGGACCTCGTGCGCATCGAGTCGCCGCGCGGCACCGTCCGCGCCCGGGCCCGCGTCTGCGGGGTACGCCCCGGCGTGGTCTTCGTCCCCTTCCACTACGGCTACTGGGACGCGGCCGACGGGGCCGCACCCGGCGAGGGGCGGCACGACCGGGCGGCCAACGAGCTGACCATCACCGCCTGGGACCCGGTCTCCAAGCAGCCGATCTTCAAGGTGGCGGCGGTGCGGGTGGTGAAGGAGGCCGACTCGGGCGGCCGGCCCTCGCCCGCGCCGACGGTGGGCGGGTCCGCCCCGCCGGAGGGCTCCGGGATCCCGGCCACTGTCGGCGGGCCGGCCGCCGAGGCGCCCTCGAGGGGGGAGTGA